One genomic region from Sylvia atricapilla isolate bSylAtr1 chromosome 16, bSylAtr1.pri, whole genome shotgun sequence encodes:
- the LOC136368296 gene encoding regulator of G-protein signaling 9-binding protein-like, producing MAPGRRDACRGRGAVGTCATAQVALCKATAGHRQLVLLLGGSGDSPRLREERCRRSAEACELSMGLRQALQAGLRQAPASPLERQELERLWVLFLSTLELFLQDLYRAQHLCQLFSMQGGGVAPLRTGLGSWGLPSRRGGGPSWPPTTQCLEEEIEQVRATLAEMESGANIPPWTVEATETRQPAERSSTRERAAWGRPCAGHWCGLL from the exons ATGGCACCAGGCAGAAGGGATGCCTGCCGTGGGCGGGGGGCAGTGGGAACGTGTGCCACAGCGCAGGTTGCCCTCTGCAAGGCCACGGCCGGACAccggcagctggtgctgctgctcgGGGGCAGCGGTGACAGCCCTCGGCTGCGTGAGGAGCGATGCAGGAGGAGCGCAGAGGCCTGCGAGCTCAGCATGG GGTTGCGGCAGGCACTCCAAGCCGGGCTGCGGCAGGCCCCGGCGAGCCCTCTGGAGCGGCAGGAGCTGGAGCGGCTGTGGGTGCTCTTCCTCTCCACTCTAGAGCTCTTCCTGCAGGACCTGTACAGagcccagcacctctgccagcTCTTCTCCATGCAAGGGGGTGGTGTTGCCCCACTGCGCActgggctggggagctgggggctgcccaGCCGGCGAGGAGGGGGTCCCTCATGGCCACCAACCACCCAGTGCTTGGAGGAGGAGATTGAGCAGGTGAGGGCCACGCTGGCAGAGATGGAGAGCGGAGCCAACATCCCACCATGGACAGTGGAAGCCACAGAGACCAGACAGccagcagagagaagcagcaccAGAGAGAGAGCAGCCTGGGGAcgtccctgtgctgggcactggtgtgGGCTGCTGTGA
- the UBE2C gene encoding ubiquitin-conjugating enzyme E2 C, with protein sequence MASQNADPAAVSSAAARKATETGATAARGAVGKRLQQELMALMMSGDKGISAFPESDNLFKWIGTIDGAAGTAYEELRYKLSLEFPSGYPYTAPTVRFLTPCYHPNVDTQGNICLDILKEKWSALYDVRTILLSIQSLLAEPNIESPLNTHAAELWKNQVAYKKYVRETYNKQTKSQET encoded by the exons ATGGCCTCACAAAACGCCGACCCCGCCGCCGTGTCCAGCGCTGCTGCCCGCAAAGCGACCGAGACCGGAGCCACGGCGGCCCGCGGCGCGGTGGGGAAGAG GTTGCAGCAAGAATTGATGGCGCTGATG ATGTCCGGTGACAAAGGCATTTCTGCCTTCCCCGAGTCCGACAACCTCTTCAAGTGGATTGGGACCATTGACGGCGCCGCCGGGACG GCCTACGAGGAGCTGCGGTACAAGCTGTCACTGGAGTTCCCCAGTGGGTACCCCTACACAGCACCCACTGTGCGGTTCCTGACTCCCTGCTACCACCCCAACGTTGACACCCAGGGCAACATCTGCCTCGACATCCTCAAGGAAAAGTGGTCGGCTCTGTATGACGTCCGCACCATCCTGCTCTCCATACAGAGCCTGCTGGCAG AGCCAAACATCGAGAGCCCTCTGAACACAcatgctgctgagctctggaaGAACCAAGTCG ctTACAAGAAGTATGTGCGGGAGACGTACAACAAGCAGACTAAGAGCCAGGAGACCTGA
- the DNTTIP1 gene encoding deoxynucleotidyltransferase terminal-interacting protein 1 isoform X1 → MGAARDAEQQPGPPGEEGPGEAEEQLVSTSPWNIMIKHRQVQRRGRRSQMTTSFTDPSVSMDLLRAVLQPSINEEIRAIFNKYMKFFQTAAINVRDNVGEEVDPEQLIQETCRNCLEQAKLLFSDGKKVIPRLPHEQAVPKRARQMDEELSRRGSPVPKKRKGRPPGQSLSNDRGVSGMAAWKLKVSEPVKRDGPKWDPSRLTETTTFVLGSRANKALGMGGTRGRLYIKHPHLFKYAADPQDKHWLTEQQHMRAIGGKMAYLLIEEDIRDLAASEDYRDSVDLRLEELKPFIPPAWMTEKMQKHMETLRRGGDVPPPEDPPEP, encoded by the exons ATGGGCGCCGCCCGCGATGCGGAGCAGCAGCCGGGACCGCCGGGCGAGGAGGGCCCGGGCGAAGCCGAGGAGCAGCTGGTCAGCACG AGCCCCTGGAACATCATGATCAAGCACCGGCAGGTGcagcggcgcgggcggcgctCCCAGATGACCACCAG CTTCACGGACCCGAGTGTGTCCATGGACCTGCTGCGCGCcgtgctgcagcccagcatcAACGAGGAGATCCGGGCCATCTTCAATAAGTACATGAAG ttcTTCCAGACAGCAGCAATCAATGTGCGTGATAATGTTGGGGAGGAGGTGGACCCAGAGCAGCTCATCCAGGAGACCTGTAGGAActgcctggagcag GCCAAACTGTTGTTCTCTGATGGCAAAAAGGTGATTCCCAGGTTGCCCCATGAGCAGGCAGTGCCAAAG CGTGCCCGACAGATGGATGAGGAGCTGAGCCGTCGAGGGAGCCCCGTTCCAAAAAAG AGGAAGGGGCGACCTCCAGGACAGAGCCTGTCAAATGACCGTGGAGTCTCAGGCATGGCAGC gTGGAAGCTCAAAGTCTCTGAGCCTGTCAAAAGGGATGGACCAAAG TGGGATCCATCCCGACTGACTGAAACCACAACCTTTGTGCTGGGATCTCGAGCAAACAA AGCTCTCGGGATGGGAGGAACAAGAGGGCGGCTCTACATCAAGCATCCCCACCTCTTTAAG TACGCGGCCGACCCGCAGGATAAGCACTGgctgacagagcagcagcacatgagGGCCATTGGGGGCAAGATG GCCTACCTCCTCATTGAAGAGGACATTCGGGATTTGGCTGCCAGTGAGGATTACAG ggaCTCTGTTGATCTGCGGCTGGAAGAGCTGAAGCCCTTCATCCCACCAGCCTGGATGACTGAGAAGATGCAGAAGCACATGGAGACGCTTCGGCGCGGGGGGGACGTGCCGCCCCCCGAAGATCCCCCTGAACCTTGA
- the DNTTIP1 gene encoding deoxynucleotidyltransferase terminal-interacting protein 1 isoform X2 — protein MGAARDAEQQPGPPGEEGPGEAEEQLVSTSPWNIMIKHRQVQRRGRRSQMTTSFTDPSVSMDLLRAVLQPSINEEIRAIFNKYMKFFQTAAINVRDNVGEEVDPEQLIQETCRNCLEQAKLLFSDGKKVIPRLPHEQAVPKRARQMDEELSRRGSPVPKKRKGRPPGQSLSNDRGVSGMAAWKLKVSEPVKRDGPKWDPSRLTETTTFVLGSRANKALGMGGTRGRLYIKHPHLFKAYLLIEEDIRDLAASEDYRDSVDLRLEELKPFIPPAWMTEKMQKHMETLRRGGDVPPPEDPPEP, from the exons ATGGGCGCCGCCCGCGATGCGGAGCAGCAGCCGGGACCGCCGGGCGAGGAGGGCCCGGGCGAAGCCGAGGAGCAGCTGGTCAGCACG AGCCCCTGGAACATCATGATCAAGCACCGGCAGGTGcagcggcgcgggcggcgctCCCAGATGACCACCAG CTTCACGGACCCGAGTGTGTCCATGGACCTGCTGCGCGCcgtgctgcagcccagcatcAACGAGGAGATCCGGGCCATCTTCAATAAGTACATGAAG ttcTTCCAGACAGCAGCAATCAATGTGCGTGATAATGTTGGGGAGGAGGTGGACCCAGAGCAGCTCATCCAGGAGACCTGTAGGAActgcctggagcag GCCAAACTGTTGTTCTCTGATGGCAAAAAGGTGATTCCCAGGTTGCCCCATGAGCAGGCAGTGCCAAAG CGTGCCCGACAGATGGATGAGGAGCTGAGCCGTCGAGGGAGCCCCGTTCCAAAAAAG AGGAAGGGGCGACCTCCAGGACAGAGCCTGTCAAATGACCGTGGAGTCTCAGGCATGGCAGC gTGGAAGCTCAAAGTCTCTGAGCCTGTCAAAAGGGATGGACCAAAG TGGGATCCATCCCGACTGACTGAAACCACAACCTTTGTGCTGGGATCTCGAGCAAACAA AGCTCTCGGGATGGGAGGAACAAGAGGGCGGCTCTACATCAAGCATCCCCACCTCTTTAAG GCCTACCTCCTCATTGAAGAGGACATTCGGGATTTGGCTGCCAGTGAGGATTACAG ggaCTCTGTTGATCTGCGGCTGGAAGAGCTGAAGCCCTTCATCCCACCAGCCTGGATGACTGAGAAGATGCAGAAGCACATGGAGACGCTTCGGCGCGGGGGGGACGTGCCGCCCCCCGAAGATCCCCCTGAACCTTGA
- the SPINT4 gene encoding kunitz-type protease inhibitor 4 — MELPPGCLLLLAALLPFAKRSSPAPHRAGQQELGMAKPGYCYHISEVEDLLDKDCGSCHMGASCSRCTHDADCPGVTKCCPSKCGYTCQEPVLDFCYLPSVCGNCKALFRRFFFNASSQRCEEFIYGGCGGNMNNFETMGECFQACAHVSN; from the exons ATGGAGCTGCCACCTGGCTGTCTTCTCCTccttgctgccctgctccccttTGCCAAGCGATCCAGTCCGGCcccacacagagctggacaacaggagctggggatgg CAAAGCCTGGGTACTGCTACCACATCTCAGAGGTGGAGGACCTGCTGGACAAGGACTGTGGCTCCTGCCACATGGGTGCCTCCTGTTCACGCTGCACCCACGATGCCGACTGCCCTGGAGTCACCAAGTGCTGTCCCAGCAAGTGTGGCTACACATGCCAGGAGCCAGTGTTGG ACTTCTGCTACCTGCCCTCAGTCTGTGGGAACTGCAAGGCGCTCTTCCGCCGCTTCTTCTTCAATGCCTCCAGCCAGAGGTGTGAGGAGTTCATCTACGGCGGCTGCGGCGGCAACATGAACAACTTTGAGACCATGGGCGAGTGCTTCCAGGCCTGTGCCCACGTCAGTAACTAG
- the LOC136368689 gene encoding LOW QUALITY PROTEIN: neurogenic locus notch homolog protein 4-like (The sequence of the model RefSeq protein was modified relative to this genomic sequence to represent the inferred CDS: inserted 1 base in 1 codon): MEHLDKDGGRENHPGTLATDFKPSTSSAPDTHSIPSSAMSPGVFLLLGLLILRAEPSVIPGKGGDLEKPGRCPRDFMRCLRLESPLCANDSSCPAGLKCCHWECRLRCVPPAEEKPGVCPAAAPEGLTAPCSFPCLEDKDCLGAQKCCPLGCGSACLEPAQDQPKPSEGPTVQPGPFRERCRGDSDCPDVQKCCNSSCGHQCLPGAPAEDTSPAPVTQRPLQHQWGCLKDQDCPPSHVCCHQLCSRHCVANSQGKDGFCPLRAGLFPSYDCRAWCWHDGECPREEMCCLRGCDYVCLPPSQEKPGICPLAEEALLASCGSPCTEDWQCPGPEKCCNSSRCGYTCSAPERDKPGECPKVRPQHPSEPCTEVDSCTHDRDCSRQEKCCFSGCAMRCTRPAQEHPGECPRPEPCWDIQRRGGSQCLDDSVCQREEKCCDTGCGWECVAVPRDSGDKADGQCVEECQADSQCPRGQRCTSIGCGHICMDIPGGRVGVCPIPGNGGTCVDLCNFDEECPWGYKCCSNGCAHVCMPASLQERGTVAVPSAEGCSEECKADSQCPWGQRCVRTSCGRVCMDIPGGEAQECGACPMPGGSGTCLDLXSLNEECPWGHKCCNNSCSHICIQAPGGKEVYGHHRGASTWANTRSCRVPAALY, translated from the exons ATGGAGCACCTGGACAAGGATGGGGGCAGGGAGAATCACCCAG GGACCCTTGCCACAGACTTTAAACCAAGtaccagctcagctccagacacgcacagcatccccagcagcGCCATGAGCCCAGGAGTTTTCCTCCTTCTGGGTCTCCTCATCCTCAGGGCAGAGCCGAGCGTAATACCAGGGAAAGGCG GGGACTTGGAGAAACCGGGGAGGTGTCCACGAGACTTCATGCGCTGCTTGCGCCTGGAGTCCCCGCTCTGTGCCAATGACTCCAGCTGCCCCGCTGGTCTCAAGTGCTGCCACTGGGAGTGCCGGCTCCGCTGCGTCCCCCCGGCAGAAG AGAAGCCCGGTGTCTGCCCGGCAGCGGCCCCCGAGGGGCTCACTGccccctgctccttcccctgcctggaGGACAAGGACTGCCTGGGAGCACAGAAGTGCTGCCCGCTGGGCTGCGGCTCTGCCTGCTTGGAGCCGGCGCAGG ACCAGCCCAAGCCCAGCGAGGGCCCCACGGTGCAGCCAGGACCATTCCGGGAGCGGTGCCGAGGCGACAGCGACTGCCCCGATGTGCAGAAATGCTGTAATAGCAGCTGTGGCCACCAGTGCCTGCCGGGAGCGCCGGCCG AGGacaccagccctgccccagtCACTCAAAGGCCACTGCAGCACCAGTGGGGATGCCTCAAGGACCAGGACTGTCCCCCGTCCCACGTGTGCTGTCACCAGCTGTGCAGCAGGCACTGTGTGGCAAACAGCCAAG GAAAGGATGGATTCTGCCCACTCCGTGCTGGGCTGTTCCCCAGTTATGACTGCAGAGCCTGGTGCTGGCACGATGGCGAGTGTCCCCGTGAGGAGATGTGCTGCCTCCGTGGCTGCGACTATGTCTGCCTGCCCCCGTCCCAAG AGAAACCAGGCATCTGCCCGCTGGCTGAGGAGGCTCTGCTGGCATCGTGTGGCAGCCCCTGCACCGAGGACTGGCAGTGCCCGGGGCCTGAGAAGtgctgcaacagcagcagatgTGGCTACACGTGCTCAGCCCCCGAACGAG ACAAGCCCGGTGAGTGCCCGAAGGTGAGGCCACAGCACCCATCGGAGCCGTGCACGGAGGTGGATTCCTGCACCCACGACAGGGACTGCTCCCGGCAGGAGAAGTGCTGCTTCTCTGGCTGCGCCATGCGCTGCACCCGCCCTGCCCAAG AGCACCCTGGGGAGTGCCCCCggccagagccctgctgggacataCAGCGCCGGGGCGGGAGCCAGTGCCTGGATGACAGTGTCTGCCAGCGAGAGGAGAAATGCTGTGACACCGGCTGTGGCTGGGAGTGCGTGGCCGTGCCCAGAG ACAGCGGGGACAAAGCTGATGGCCAGTGTGTGGAGGAGTGCCAGGCTGATTCACAGTGTCCCCGGGGACAGCGGTGCACCAGCATCGGCTGTGGCCACATCTGCATGGACATCCCTGGAG GCAGAGTGGGAGTGTGCCCCATCCCCGGGAATGGGGGCACATGCGTGGACCTGTGCAACTTCGATGAGGAGTGTCCCTGGGGCTACAAGTGCTGCAGTAACGGCTGTGCCCATGTCTGCATGCCAGCCTCTCTGCAAG AGCGTGGCACTgtggctgtgcccagtgctgAGGGGTGCTCGGAGGAGTGCAAGGCCGACTCACAGtgtccctggggacagaggtgtGTCCGCACCTCCTGTGGCCGTGTCTGCATGGACATTCCTGGAGGTGAGGCACAGGA aTGTGGAGCATGCCCCATGCCTGGGGGCAGTGGGACCTGCCTGGACC GCAGCCTCAATGAGGAGTGTCCCTGGGGCCACAAGTGCTGCAACAACAGCTGCAGCCACATCTGCATACAGGCGCCTGGTGGTAAAGAGGTCTATGGCCACCACAGGGGGGCCAGCACCTGGGCCAACACGAGATCATGCAGGGTGCCAGCTGCCCTGTATTAA
- the LOC136368299 gene encoding WAP four-disulfide core domain protein 2-like, with amino-acid sequence MAAQSPRGSPSLVGSQQQQIPDTRVVQARRGSLALPGPWEPPGRPSPPAPPGEQLKGRPGGHSAAGSCTMPAARSVLILAGFLALWAELPAASAQNDTTKAGVCPSPATDAVNCTVGCQSDGDCESTLKCCPAACGKACQKPDEKPGTCPPVNPGIPMLGICTNQCKTDANCSGIQKCCRNGCGKVSCVTPIH; translated from the exons ATGGCCGCCCAGTCTCCTCGAGGCTCCCCCTCCCTGGTcggcagccagcagcagcagatacCTGATACTCGGGTTGTGCAAGCGCGAAGGGGGAGCctggccctgcccggccctTGGGAACCACCCGGAAGGCCGAGCCCGCCGGCCCCACCTGGAGAGCAGCTTAAAGGCCGGCCGGGCGGCCACAGCGCAGCCGGTTCCTGCACCATGCCCGCGGCCCGCAGCGTCCTCATCTTGGCGGGGTTCCTGGctctctgggcagagctgccgGCAGCATCCGCCCAGAATGACACCA CAAAAGCCGGCGTGTGCCCGAGCCCGGCGACGGATGCGGTGAACTGCACGGTGGGGTGCCAGTCCGATGGCGACTGCGAGAGCACCCTCAAGTGCTGCCCGGCAGCCTGCGGCAAGGCCTGCCAGAAGCCTGACG AGAAGCCTGGCACCTGCCCCCCTGTCAACCCAGGCATCCCTATGCTGGGCATCTGCACCAACCAGTGCAAGACCGATGCCAACTGCTCCGGGATCCAGAAGTGTTGCAGAAATGGCTGCGGCAAGGTCTCCTGTGTGACACCCATCCACTGA